One segment of Streptomyces roseifaciens DNA contains the following:
- a CDS encoding LAETG motif-containing sortase-dependent surface protein, which translates to MTTELRGLPREIVAGSGWHAFTYRAANTSGRVIASLSASMELWSWDRKNLENETTKYVTVQWYNSGSRRWEPMPDDYGYFAETRNLKPRAFAEASLRLKVDAKAPAGFGGAFQTGFFSDRNRTCGYSAGAYYYFDVLAAGSKPTTGEDSKGTTTRPGKAVTTVVAKPAPKGGLSDLPATGELATTGSSSSTPLLLGVAGAAIVVGGGAVAVARRGRGSR; encoded by the coding sequence GTGACGACCGAACTCCGCGGCCTGCCGCGGGAGATCGTCGCCGGTTCCGGCTGGCACGCCTTCACCTACCGGGCGGCCAACACGTCCGGCAGGGTCATCGCGTCCCTGTCCGCCTCCATGGAGCTGTGGTCCTGGGACCGGAAGAACCTGGAGAACGAGACCACGAAGTACGTCACCGTGCAGTGGTACAACTCCGGTTCCCGCCGGTGGGAGCCCATGCCCGACGACTACGGCTACTTCGCCGAGACGCGCAACCTCAAGCCGCGCGCGTTCGCGGAGGCGTCGCTGCGCCTGAAGGTCGACGCCAAGGCGCCGGCCGGCTTCGGCGGGGCGTTCCAGACGGGCTTCTTCTCCGACCGGAACCGCACCTGCGGCTACTCGGCCGGCGCGTACTACTACTTCGACGTCCTGGCCGCGGGCAGCAAGCCCACCACAGGCGAGGACTCCAAGGGCACGACCACCAGGCCCGGGAAGGCCGTGACGACCGTGGTGGCCAAGCCGGCCCCCAAGGGCGGCCTGTCGGACCTGCCGGCGACGGGCGAGCTGGCCACGACCGGCTCGTCGTCCTCGACCCCTCTGCTCCTGGGGGTCGCCGGTGCGGCGATCGTGGTGGGAGGCGGGGCGGTGGCCGTCGCACGGCGCGGACGCGGCTCCCGGTAG
- a CDS encoding chorismate mutase, with the protein MSTPTATATPTATATATRPTPTATRPTAAAARPAAETGARTDEAAGVITGARQRIDDLDGRIIGLIQERMAVSAVIQHERIASGGRRVNLSREMEIIGHYSDQLGKPGTALAMTLLELCRGRV; encoded by the coding sequence ATGAGCACCCCCACCGCCACCGCCACCCCCACCGCCACCGCCACCGCGACCCGCCCCACCCCCACCGCAACCCGTCCCACCGCCGCCGCGGCCCGTCCCGCGGCCGAGACCGGCGCCCGTACCGACGAGGCCGCCGGCGTGATCACCGGCGCCCGGCAGCGGATCGACGATCTCGACGGCAGGATCATCGGCCTCATCCAGGAACGGATGGCGGTCTCGGCCGTGATCCAGCACGAACGCATCGCCTCCGGCGGTCGCCGGGTGAACCTCTCCCGCGAGATGGAGATCATCGGCCACTACAGCGACCAGCTCGGGAAGCCGGGCACCGCGCTCGCCATGACGCTGCTGGAACTGTGCCGGGGCCGCGTCTGA
- a CDS encoding GMC family oxidoreductase: MVTAIDYDYDVIVVGSGFGGAVSALRLSEKGYRVGVLEAGRRFTRETLPRNSWDLRNYLWAPALGLYGIQRIHLLGNVMVLAGAGVGGGSLNYANTLYVPPKAFFQDRQWAGITDWEEELQPYYDQARRMLGVRLNPTMTPSDVHLKAAAERLGVGETFRMAPVGVFFGDGADADGTHRARPGEETADPYFGGAGPARRACTECGECMTGCRHGAKNTLNENYLHLAERAGAVVHPMTTVVAVTEHREGGHRVVTVPTDKRRGSVRPRVLRAERVVIAAGTYGTQTLLHTMKDKGLLPRIPDGLGRLTRTNSEALVGAQTDARRYGKAHGGARPDFTQGVAITSSAHLDEHTHIEPVRYGKGSNAMGALSVLQVPVATRAPRAVAFAARCVRHPLQLLMSLSNRRWSERTIIGLVMQSLDNSLTTHRRSRGPGKGLLTARQGHGAPNPKQIPAATMAASIVAEEINGFPGSNVGELMGTPLTAHFLGGCPIGADASQGVIDPYHRLYGHPGITVVDGAAVSANLGVNPALSITAQAERAMSLWPNKGEPDPRPEQGQAYGRIEAVAPVRPAVPEGAYGELKLEAVRRGGGEAGPGDPFEPGRPVLRLLPLLPPDGQGRGCASGR, encoded by the coding sequence ATGGTGACAGCGATCGACTACGACTACGACGTGATCGTCGTCGGCTCGGGCTTCGGCGGCGCGGTGTCCGCCCTGCGCCTGAGCGAGAAGGGCTATCGCGTGGGCGTGCTGGAGGCGGGCCGCCGCTTCACGCGCGAGACGCTGCCCAGGAACTCCTGGGACCTGCGCAACTACCTGTGGGCGCCCGCCCTCGGCCTCTACGGCATCCAGCGCATCCACCTGCTCGGCAACGTCATGGTCCTCGCGGGCGCCGGGGTCGGCGGCGGCTCGCTCAACTACGCCAACACCCTCTACGTGCCGCCGAAGGCCTTCTTCCAGGACCGGCAGTGGGCCGGCATCACCGACTGGGAGGAGGAGCTGCAGCCGTACTACGACCAGGCGCGCCGCATGCTCGGCGTCCGCCTCAACCCGACGATGACGCCCTCCGACGTCCACCTGAAGGCGGCGGCCGAGCGCCTGGGCGTGGGGGAGACCTTCCGCATGGCCCCGGTCGGGGTGTTCTTCGGCGACGGCGCGGACGCCGACGGCACGCACCGCGCCCGGCCCGGCGAGGAGACCGCCGACCCCTACTTCGGGGGCGCCGGGCCCGCCCGCCGGGCCTGCACCGAGTGCGGCGAGTGCATGACCGGCTGCCGGCACGGCGCGAAGAACACCCTCAACGAGAACTACCTCCACCTCGCCGAGCGCGCCGGCGCCGTCGTCCACCCCATGACCACGGTCGTCGCCGTGACGGAGCACCGGGAGGGCGGGCACCGCGTCGTGACCGTCCCGACCGACAAGCGGCGGGGGAGCGTCCGCCCGCGGGTGCTGCGCGCGGAACGGGTGGTGATCGCCGCCGGCACGTACGGCACCCAGACCCTGCTGCACACCATGAAGGACAAGGGCCTGCTGCCCCGCATCCCCGACGGGCTGGGCCGCCTGACGCGTACGAACTCCGAGGCCCTGGTCGGCGCGCAGACCGACGCCCGCCGCTACGGGAAGGCGCACGGCGGGGCCCGGCCCGACTTCACACAGGGCGTCGCCATCACCTCGTCCGCCCACCTCGACGAGCACACCCACATCGAGCCCGTGCGCTATGGCAAGGGCTCGAACGCGATGGGCGCGCTGTCCGTCCTCCAGGTGCCGGTGGCCACCCGGGCGCCCCGGGCCGTCGCGTTCGCGGCGCGCTGCGTACGGCACCCGCTGCAGCTGCTGATGTCGCTCTCCAACCGGCGCTGGTCCGAGCGGACGATCATCGGGCTGGTCATGCAGTCGCTCGACAACTCCCTGACCACGCACCGCAGGAGCAGGGGCCCGGGCAAGGGCCTGCTGACCGCCCGGCAGGGGCACGGGGCGCCCAACCCCAAGCAGATCCCCGCCGCGACGATGGCCGCGAGCATCGTCGCCGAGGAGATCAACGGCTTCCCCGGCAGCAACGTGGGCGAGCTGATGGGCACCCCGCTCACCGCGCACTTCCTGGGCGGCTGCCCCATCGGCGCCGACGCCTCGCAGGGCGTCATCGACCCGTACCACCGGTTGTACGGGCACCCCGGCATCACGGTCGTGGACGGCGCGGCCGTCTCCGCCAACCTCGGCGTGAACCCGGCGCTCAGCATCACCGCCCAGGCGGAACGGGCCATGTCCCTCTGGCCCAACAAGGGCGAGCCGGACCCGCGGCCGGAGCAGGGACAGGCGTACGGGCGGATCGAGGCGGTCGCACCGGTCAGGCCCGCCGTACCGGAAGGGGCCTACGGGGAGCTCAAGTTGGAGGCGGTCCGGAGGGGCGGCGGCGAGGCCGGTCCGGGCGACCCCTTCGAGCCGGGGCGCCCGGTGCTGCGGCTGCTCCCGCTGCTCCCGCCGGACGGGCAGGGGCGGGGGTGCGCGTCCGGTCGATGA
- a CDS encoding serine/threonine-protein kinase yields the protein MTNDGGRPTGPTGASEPTSYDLQPPRAPVAATSGIPEATGSVYTPGAPNPYAAPAPPPHVPHPAAHAPAATAAPAATAAVPVPGSVTAATGSAPDPGAGRRIGNRYRLISRLGHGGMGTVWKAHDEVVDREVAVKEPRVPDHLPASMRENVHQRMQREARAAARVTHPSVVAVHDVVVEDGRPWIVMELVRGHSLGDRLADGTLDPREAARIGLAVLDALGAAHEAGVLHRDVKPDNVLLGRDDRVVLTDFGIAQIEGEQGLTETGAFVGSPEYVAPERVLGQRPGPESDLWSLGVVLYSAVEGVSPFRRSNTQATMQAILSAEPQTPSRGAGVLGGLVMALLHKNPAARPGTAEVRRALETVARPATAGEPAFGAAGRPQATGSKWVPPVLQGNRKAQWGLGVGVVAVATAATLLIVNPFAVGPAIPLHWKVRDEPEIVRASLAVPEDYEKSVDSNDNWVYFQDPSGVFGISLDKDTAEQRAKNTGSNEPKDIGSAEVEAKRLTDLRTTNPSTKLNDAKTDTVKASPYPGMQTAEIVTVYRKSGSNEGDPKALKRELVIVNEAKTVTWVLEVRMPEKGEGRKTGDKLFENVVKYLKIQDK from the coding sequence ATGACGAACGACGGGGGACGGCCGACCGGGCCGACCGGGGCGAGCGAGCCCACCAGCTACGACCTTCAGCCACCCAGAGCGCCGGTCGCGGCGACCAGCGGTATTCCCGAGGCCACCGGGAGCGTTTACACGCCCGGTGCCCCGAACCCGTACGCCGCACCCGCGCCGCCGCCGCACGTCCCACACCCCGCGGCCCATGCCCCTGCTGCCACCGCCGCCCCTGCGGCTACCGCTGCCGTCCCTGTTCCCGGGTCTGTCACCGCTGCCACCGGCTCGGCTCCCGACCCCGGCGCGGGCCGCCGCATCGGCAACCGCTACCGGCTGATCTCCCGCCTCGGCCACGGCGGCATGGGCACCGTCTGGAAGGCGCACGACGAGGTCGTCGACCGCGAGGTCGCCGTGAAGGAGCCGCGCGTTCCGGACCACCTGCCCGCGTCCATGCGGGAGAACGTCCACCAGCGCATGCAGCGCGAGGCCCGCGCCGCGGCCCGCGTCACCCACCCCTCGGTCGTCGCCGTCCACGACGTCGTCGTCGAGGACGGCCGGCCCTGGATCGTCATGGAGCTCGTCCGCGGGCACTCGCTCGGCGACCGGCTGGCGGACGGCACCCTGGACCCGCGCGAGGCCGCCCGCATCGGCCTCGCCGTCCTGGACGCGCTCGGCGCCGCCCACGAGGCCGGCGTGCTGCACCGCGACGTCAAGCCCGACAACGTCCTGCTCGGCCGCGACGACCGCGTCGTCCTCACCGACTTCGGCATCGCCCAGATCGAGGGCGAGCAGGGGCTCACGGAGACGGGCGCCTTCGTCGGCTCGCCCGAGTACGTGGCGCCCGAGCGCGTCCTGGGGCAGCGGCCGGGCCCCGAGTCCGACCTGTGGTCGCTGGGCGTCGTGCTGTACAGCGCGGTGGAGGGCGTCTCGCCCTTCCGGCGCTCCAACACCCAGGCCACCATGCAGGCCATCCTGTCCGCGGAGCCGCAGACGCCGTCGCGCGGCGCGGGCGTGCTGGGCGGGCTCGTCATGGCCCTGCTCCACAAGAATCCGGCGGCCCGTCCCGGCACGGCCGAGGTCAGGCGGGCGCTGGAGACGGTCGCCCGCCCGGCGACGGCCGGGGAGCCCGCCTTCGGCGCGGCCGGCCGCCCGCAGGCCACCGGCAGCAAGTGGGTCCCGCCCGTGCTGCAGGGCAACCGCAAGGCGCAGTGGGGGCTCGGCGTCGGCGTTGTGGCCGTCGCCACGGCCGCGACGCTGCTGATCGTCAACCCCTTCGCCGTCGGCCCGGCCATTCCGCTGCACTGGAAGGTGCGGGACGAGCCGGAGATCGTACGGGCGTCGCTGGCGGTGCCCGAGGACTACGAGAAGTCCGTCGACAGCAACGACAACTGGGTCTACTTCCAGGACCCCAGCGGCGTGTTCGGCATCTCGCTGGACAAGGACACCGCGGAGCAGCGGGCCAAGAACACGGGGAGCAACGAACCGAAGGACATCGGCTCGGCGGAGGTCGAGGCCAAGCGGCTCACCGACCTGCGCACGACGAATCCGAGCACCAAGCTGAACGACGCCAAGACCGACACCGTCAAGGCGTCCCCGTACCCCGGCATGCAGACGGCCGAGATCGTCACCGTGTACCGCAAGTCCGGGAGCAACGAGGGCGACCCCAAGGCGCTGAAGCGGGAGCTGGTCATCGTCAACGAGGCCAAGACCGTGACGTGGGTGCTGGAAGTGCGCATGCCCGAGAAGGGCGAAGGGCGCAAGACCGGCGACAAGCTCTTCGAGAACGTCGTCAAGTACCTGAAGATCCAGGACAAGTGA
- a CDS encoding succinic semialdehyde dehydrogenase, whose product MTDSRHSAPEVAAVTTAEAAPVPGPPAGGNPVAPPGARTADDVVTPGVVARLTRGVIGSGSTVSHTPLTGRKLADLPESTPEDVATAFARAREAQLHWAGVPVGERAAVLLRFHDLLLDRQSEVLDLIQVETGKARLHAHEEVQAVAVAARHYGRKGPAYLRPKAHTGVVPLLTKVTELRHPRGVVGQIAPWNYPFELSVGDALPAFVAGNAVVMKPDTQTALTALWARELLIEAGLPEEVWQVVLGEGPVVGPAVVERADYVSFTGSTRTGREVAQGAAARLIGSSLELGGKNAMLVLHDADVEKAAAGAVRGCFSSAGQLCISIERLYVHASVADAFLERFTARTKALRLGTGLAYGADMGSLVSQRQLDAVTRHVEDAVSRGATVLAGGRPRPDVGPLFHEPTVLEGVEPSMAVCAEETFGPVVSVHRFQDEDEAVALANATPYGLNASVWTADGRRGRALAARLRTGTVNVNEAYAAAYGSAQAPMGGMGDSGLGRRHGSEGILKYTEAQTVAHQRVMPLAPAFGLDDEKYAEFMTRSLRVMKTLRLR is encoded by the coding sequence ATGACGGACTCGCGGCACAGCGCACCGGAAGTGGCAGCAGTGACGACGGCGGAGGCGGCCCCCGTGCCGGGGCCACCCGCCGGAGGCAACCCCGTCGCCCCGCCCGGCGCCCGCACCGCCGACGACGTCGTCACCCCCGGTGTCGTCGCCCGTCTCACCCGCGGCGTCATCGGCTCCGGCAGCACCGTCAGCCACACGCCCCTCACCGGGCGGAAGCTCGCCGACCTGCCGGAGTCCACCCCGGAGGACGTGGCCACGGCGTTCGCCCGCGCCCGTGAGGCGCAGCTGCACTGGGCCGGCGTCCCCGTGGGCGAGCGCGCCGCCGTCCTGCTGCGCTTCCACGACCTGCTCCTCGACCGGCAGTCCGAGGTCCTCGACCTCATCCAGGTGGAGACCGGCAAGGCCCGTCTCCACGCCCACGAGGAAGTGCAGGCCGTCGCCGTCGCCGCCCGCCACTACGGGCGCAAGGGGCCCGCCTATCTGCGGCCCAAGGCGCACACGGGCGTGGTGCCCCTCCTCACCAAGGTCACCGAGCTGCGCCACCCGCGCGGCGTCGTCGGCCAGATCGCCCCCTGGAACTACCCGTTCGAGCTGTCCGTGGGCGACGCGCTGCCCGCCTTCGTCGCCGGCAACGCGGTCGTGATGAAGCCCGACACCCAGACCGCCCTCACCGCCCTGTGGGCGCGCGAGCTGCTGATCGAGGCCGGGCTGCCCGAGGAGGTCTGGCAGGTCGTCCTCGGCGAGGGCCCGGTCGTCGGCCCGGCCGTCGTCGAACGCGCCGACTACGTCTCCTTCACCGGCTCCACCCGCACCGGCCGCGAGGTCGCCCAGGGCGCCGCGGCCCGCCTGATCGGCTCCTCGCTCGAACTCGGCGGCAAGAACGCCATGCTGGTCCTGCACGACGCCGACGTCGAGAAGGCCGCGGCCGGCGCCGTGCGCGGCTGCTTCTCCTCCGCGGGACAGCTGTGCATCTCCATCGAGCGGCTCTACGTGCACGCGTCCGTCGCCGACGCCTTCCTGGAGCGCTTCACCGCCCGCACGAAGGCCCTGCGGCTCGGCACCGGCCTCGCCTACGGCGCCGACATGGGCTCCCTCGTCTCGCAGCGGCAGCTGGACGCCGTGACCCGGCACGTCGAGGACGCCGTCTCCCGGGGGGCCACGGTCCTCGCGGGCGGGCGGCCCCGCCCCGACGTCGGCCCGCTCTTCCACGAGCCGACCGTCCTGGAGGGCGTCGAGCCGTCCATGGCCGTGTGCGCGGAGGAGACGTTCGGCCCGGTGGTGTCCGTGCACCGCTTCCAGGACGAGGACGAAGCCGTCGCCCTGGCCAACGCCACCCCGTACGGGCTCAACGCCAGCGTCTGGACCGCGGACGGGCGGCGGGGCCGGGCCCTCGCGGCGCGGCTGCGCACCGGCACGGTCAACGTCAACGAGGCCTACGCGGCCGCGTACGGCAGCGCACAGGCCCCCATGGGCGGCATGGGGGACTCCGGGCTGGGCCGCCGGCACGGCTCCGAGGGCATCCTCAAGTACACCGAGGCCCAGACCGTCGCCCACCAGCGCGTCATGCCGCTGGCCCCCGCCTTCGGGCTGGACGACGAGAAGTACGCGGAGTTCATGACGCGGAGCCTGCGGGTGATGAAGACGCTGCGCCTGCGCTGA